The following is a genomic window from Niabella soli DSM 19437.
TTATCACCTGCTTGGTCATGTAAAAAACGCTATTCAGGTTTACCTGTAATACTGATTCCCATTGCTCGGGCGTCATACGCAATAACAAATTATCTTTTGAAATACCTGCGTTATTTACACAAATATCAACCCTGCCAAACTCTTTTAAAACATCCGCTACGAAAGTTTCACATGCAGCAAAGTCACCTGCATTTGCTTTCCAGGCCTTGATTTTTATTCCTTTGTCGGACCATCGTTTCACAATTGCGTCTGCCCTTTCAGCACTGCTATCGCTAACGTATGAAAAAGCAATGCTGGCGCCTTGTTCGGCAAACTTGTCTACAATAGCTTCTCCAATTCCTCTGGCAGCACCGGTAACAATCGCTATTTTATTTTCTAATAATTTCATAAAACAAAAGGTAGGTTTAGTTTGCTCTTTAAGTTTGGTAATTATAATTGTTATAGCCCCGCGGCTGCGCTGATTTCCAGCATTCGGTCAATGGGCTTTTTTGCTGCCAGCCGTAATTGCTCATCCATAATGATATCAGGCATTCCATATTTCATGCACAAATATACTTTTTCCAG
Proteins encoded in this region:
- the fabG gene encoding 3-oxoacyl-[acyl-carrier-protein] reductase gives rise to the protein MKLLENKIAIVTGAARGIGEAIVDKFAEQGASIAFSYVSDSSAERADAIVKRWSDKGIKIKAWKANAGDFAACETFVADVLKEFGRVDICVNNAGISKDNLLLRMTPEQWESVLQVNLNSVFYMTKQVIKPMMKARNGSIINMSSVIGIMGNAGQASYAASKAGIIGFTKSVAKELGSRNIRCNSIAPGFVETDMTSYLQEGDSASKYLQDIPLGKFAKGEDIANAALFLASDMGSYITGQTISVCGGLNI